The Coregonus clupeaformis isolate EN_2021a chromosome 26, ASM2061545v1, whole genome shotgun sequence genome window below encodes:
- the LOC121539934 gene encoding protein mago nashi homolog, giving the protein MSTSDFYLRYYVGHKGKFGHEFLEFEFRPDGKLRYANNSNYKNDVMIRKEAYVHKSVMEELKRIIDDSEITKEDDALWPPPDRVGRQELEIVIGDEHISFTTSKIGSLIDVNQSKDPEGLRVFYYLVQDLKCLVFSLIGLHFKIKPI; this is encoded by the exons ATGTCAACGAGTGACTTTTATTTGAGATATTATGTCGGGCACAAGGGCAAGTTTGGACACGAGTTCTTGGAATTTGAGTTTAGACCTGACG GTAAGCTGAGGTACGCGAACAACAGCAACTACAAGAATGATGTCATGATCAGAAAAGAG GCGTACGTACACAAAAGTGTGATGGAGgaactgaagaggatcatagacGACAGTGAGATCACCAAGGAAGACGATGCACTGTGGCCACCCCCAGACAGAGTGGGCAGACAG GAGCTGGAGATCGTCATTGGGGATGAGCACATTTCCTTCACAACTTCCAAGATTGGTTCCTTGATTGATGTCAACCAGTCAAA GGACCCAGAAGGCCTCCGCGTGTTCTACTACCTGGTCCAGGATCTGAAATGTCTTGTCTTCAGTCTCATCGGACTACACTTCAAGATCAAGCCCATCTAA